In Microbacterium enclense, the DNA window ATCGTCGTCGGCAGGATGGTCCGCGAGGAAGTCCGCGGGGAGACCGTCGAGCGCCGACGCCGGCACCCGGATCTCGCGCTTGCCCTCGCGGATGTTGCGCGAGAACGCCAGGGAGAGCTCGGTGTCGCGGTCGCTCAGAACACGCACGCGCTCACGCTTCTCGTCATCGAGGTCGACGCCGCCGCGACGGAAGTCGCGGCGGACGTGGGCGAGCAGGCGGCGCTCATCGTCGCCGAGGCCGGTCTCGTCGGCCTCCGCGAAGGCCTTCCACAGCTGACGATCGAGCAGGCGACGGGACTGCAGGGCCTCGAACTGCTGGACCTGCTCCTCGGCGAGGCGGCGGATCTCGGCATCCGGATGCGACTCGCTCAGGAGGTGGGCCTCGGACAGCGCCTCGGCGAAGGCGATGTCGGCGTCGTTCCACAGCTCCAGCCGCTCGGCGGTGGGCAGATCACCCGCGTCGGAGAGGCGCGCGTCGATCGTGTCGATGAGCGCGCGGCGGGTGGCCGGGCGGTCGGTGACGAAGCTCGTCCATCCGGCGGCGTCCGTGGGCAGCGGCAGCGGGGCAGGTGCGGTGATCGGCATCCTCCGACCCTAAACAGGGGGTCGGACACCGGCAACGATCAGCGCAGCGCACCCACCGACGCGAGCCCCTGGCGCACGAGAGTGCCGCGCCCACCCTCCATCTCGGCGGCGAGCGCGTCGGATGCGGCCTCCTGGGGTGACAACCACGTCACCTCCAGGGCGTCCTGTCGCGGTTCGCAGGTTCCGGTCACGGGCACGACGAAGGCGAGAGCGACGGCGTGCTGCCGATCGTCGTGGAACGCGCTCACCCCGGGAAGGGGGAAGTACTCGGCGACCGTGAACGGTGCGGGCTGCGGAGGAAGGAGAGGGAAGGCCATCGGACCGAGGTCGTTCTCGATGTGGCGGAAGAGCGCGTCACGGACGGTCTCGCCGTACCGGACGCGACCCGACACGAGCGTGCGCGTCATCTCGCCGAGAGGGGTCGCCCGCAGCAGGATCCCGACCTGGGTCACCATGCCCATCCCGTCGGTGCGCACCGGCAGCGCCTCGACGTACAGCATCGGGAGCCGCCGCCGCGCCTCGGCGAGCTCGACCTCACTGAGCCATCCCGGGTTGGTGTTCGGGCCGCTCGGGGCCCCCGTGAAGGGGCCGGACAGGGGCTCGCGCTCCTCGCCGTTGTCGCCGGGCTCGGGATCGGGTGTGCGGACAGGCATGCTCCCTGTATATCAACCGTGCGCTCCGGATGCCGCGTGTCCGGCGCGCAGCCGACCTCGATCTGCCCGCGATGGACGGGCCGACGGGCCGTGAGGATCGTCCGGCGGCGGAGGTCTTCGCCTCCCCGGGCTCCTCCGGCGCCCGATGTCGGAGGCCTTTGCCACAATGGCCGCATGAGCGCACCCCTCTCCCTCGATCCCTCGGTCGTACGCTGGTCGGTGCCCGCGGACGAGCGGGGAGACCGCCCGGTTCTCCTGCTCCTCCACGGCTACGGCTCCGACGAGCACGACCTCTTCGGGCTCGTGCCGTCCCTTCCCTCCGGTTTCGCGGTGGCCAGCCTCCGCGCGCCGCTCGTACCGCCGTGGCCGATGCCCGGGGCCTCGTGGTATCCCATCGAGGGGCTCGACGGGCGCGACCCCGGCGCCGTGACCCTCGCGGCGCGGTCCGTGCTGGCCTGGATTCAGGATGCCGTCGGCGACGCCCCCGTGGGACTCCTCGGCTTCTCCCAAGGCGGGGCGGTCGCCCTCCAGACGCTGCGGGTCGATCCGGACGCGGTGTCGTTCGCCATCGTCCTCGCCGGATACGCCGCCGGGGGCGAACTGCCCGGCGACGCGGTTCTCGCCGAGCGGCGTCCGCCCGTCTTCTGGGGACGCGGCGCCGCGGACGACGTCATCCCCGCGCACCTCGTCGACATGACGGCTCAATGGCTGCCCGCTCACAGCGACTTGAGTGGTCGGGTCTACCCGGGCCTCACGCACTCGATCTCCCAGGACGAGCTCGACGACGTGCGAGAGTTCCTCGACGCTCGTCTCGCCCATCACGAGAAGTCGACGGCGCCGTGAACCGAGAAGCTTTCGCGACGGCCGCGGATCGGCTATCGTAGGCAGCCCTGTCCCCGAGAACGAGGTCTCCTCCGGTGAAGAACGTCGACGCTTCCGCGCCCCTGTCCGCGCGCTGACCCGTCGACCCGCCGTTTTCTCGGCCGCCCTCCGCTGATGCGGACGGGTCCGGTGTCCGCGCATCCCGCGTTCCCGGAGTCCCGTCATGTCATCGCTCTCCCCCTCTCTCGTCTTCGACCGTGTCCGCCTCGTCTGGCCCGACGGAACCGTCGCCCTCGACGGCATCTCCGGCTCCCTCGGACGGGGGCGCACCGGGCTGGTCGGCCGCAACGGTGCCGGCAAGTCGACCCTGCTCCGCGTGGCTGCGGGCCTGATCGCCCCGACCTCCGGTCTCGTCACCGCCTCCGGCGAGGTGGCGATGCTGCCCCAGCGCCTCGCCGCCGATCCGCGACGCCCCGTCCCCTCGCTCCTCGGGGTGGCGGAGCCCCTCGCCGCGGTTCGCGCGATCGAGTCAGGGGACGTGGACGCGCGCCACTTCGACGCTGTCGGCGACGACTGGGACGTCGAGGCTCGTGCCCACGCGCTTCTCGCCCAAGCGGGGCTGCCGCCCGCGGCCCTCGACCGGACCGTCGGGGAGCTCTCCGGCGGCGAGGCGGTGCTGACCGCTCTCGTCGGACTCCGCGCCCGCGCGGCGGACATCACGCTGCTCGACGAACCGACGAACGACCTCGATCACGAGGCGCGCGCTCGGGTGGGTGATCTCGTGCAGACGTGGCCCGGCACCCTCGTGGTCGTCAGCCATGACATCGCTCTGCTGGAGCGCATGGATGCCACGGCCGAGCTGTACGGCCACACCCTGAGCGTCGTCGGCGGCCCGTACAGCGTCTGGCGGGCGCAGCGCGACGCGGAGCAGGAGGCCGCTCTCCGTGCCGAGCGGGATGCCGCGCAGACCCTTCGCCGGGAGCGACGTCAACGCATCGAGTCGTACGACAAACTCGCCACGCGATCGCGCGTCGCGCACAAGGCGCAGGTCGAGAAGCGCGTGCCCAAGATCATCGCGGGAGGGCGGGCGAACGCGGCGCAGGTGAGCGCGGGGCGCCTCAGCACCGAGATGCGCGGGAAGGAGGACGCCGCGCGCGCGGCGCTGAACGAGGCGGCGTCCCACGTGCGTGACGACGACGTGGTGCGCATCGACCTGCCCGATCCGCAGAACGCGGCCGGGCGGCGGATCCTGACGCTCGGCGACGCCGAGCACGAGTGGGTCGTCACCGGCCGCGAACGCGTCGCCCTGGTGGGACGGAACGGCACCGGGAAGACGACCCTGCTCGAGGGTCTCGTCCATCGTGCGGATCGGGTGGGAGCGGTCCACGCCCGAGCGAGCGTCGAGCACGTCGGCTACCTGCCGCAACGTCTCGACGGTCTCGACGACGCGGCATCCGTCCTCGACACCGTGTGCGCTGCGGCGCCGAGTGTGCCCGTCCCGCTCGTGCGGGATCGCCTCGCGCGCTTCCTCGTGCGCGGCGACGCGGTCGCTCGGCCCGTGGGCTCGCTGTCGGGCGGCGAGCGCTTCCGCGTCGCGCTCGCCCGCCTGCTGCTGGCCGATCCTCCCCCGCAGCTGCTCGTGCTCGACGAGCCGACGAACAACCTCGATCTCGACACGGTCGACCAGCTCGTCGCGGCGCTCCAGGCGTACCGCGGAGCGGTGCTCGTCGTCAGTCACGACGAGGCGTTCCTCACTCGTCTGGGACTCGACCTGCGGCTCGAGCTGGCGGACGGACGTCTGGCGGAGAGCTCGCCGTGAGCTCAGCAGGCCCCACCGCCGTCTCCGCCCCCACCGCCATCGCTGCAGCCGAAACCGCCCACGACCGCCGCACCCCCGTCGGCGCCGGCAGCGCCGCGCGCCATCGTCCCCGCGCGGAGCGAGAACACGGCGAAGCCACCGAAGAGAAGGGCCAGGATGCCGCCGATCGTGGCGCCCATGAGGAGATTCTGCGAACCGAGCCACAGGGCGGCGCCGATGGCGAGGCCCAGGAGGGCGGAGACGGACACGACCGCGACGGCGGCCCGCGGGGACGACGATGCGCTGTTCATGTCCCCACGGTAGGCAGCGCCGATCGGAGACGCCTCCGCCCTGAGGGGGAAGAGCACGCGCCGTTCCGCGACGGGCGAACGTCAACCCCGGCCCGATGTCGGAGGTCCGAGAGAGGATGTCGGCATGGCTGACGTCCTCGAGAGATTCGGTGCTGCGACGCAGGACTGGTTCCGTGGCGCGTTCTCCGCCCCGACCACCGCACAGAAGGGCGCGTGGGAGTCGGTGTCGTCGGGACGCAACGCTCTCGTGGTCGCCCCCACCGGTTCGGGGAAGACCCTGTCGGCCTTCCTCTTCGCGATCGACCGCATCTTCCGTGAGGAGGCCCCCGAGACTCCGGATGCCGAGACCCCGCGCCGCGGCAAGAAGGCGACCCCGAAGACCCCCGCGACGAACACCCGCGTCCTGTACATCTCGCCCCTGAAGGCGCTCGGCGTCGATGTGGAGCGCAACCTGCGCTCCCCGCTCGTGGGGATCGGGCAGTCGGCCCGACGCCTCGGCATCCGAGTTCCGGGAGTGAGTGTCGGCGTCCGCTCCGGTGACACGAGCTCCAGCGACCGCCGCAAGCTCGTCACCGATCCCCCCGACATCCTCATCACGACGCCCGAGTCGCTGTACCTCATGCTGACCAGCCAGGCCGCCGAGACGCTGCGGGGCGTGCACACGGTGATCATCGACGAGGTGCACGCAGTTGCGGCGACCAAGCGCGGCGCCCACCTCGCGGTCAGTCTCGAGCGCCTCGACGCGCTGCTGGACAAGCCCGCGCAACGCATCGGGCTCTCCGCGACCGTGCGCCCGATCGACGAGGTCGCTCGCTTCCTCGGCGGAGCGCAGCCCGTCGACATCGTGGCGCCGAAGGCGACGAAGGCGTTCGATCTCTCGGTCGTCGTTCCCGTCGAAGACATGCTGAATCCTCCCCCGCCGCCGGGGTCGCCCGCTCCCGATGAGGCGACCGACGGCGAATGGTTCTCCGAGCGCCCCGAGAGCACCGAGATGGCGGGGTCGGTGTGGCCGCACGTCGAAGAGGCGATCGTCGATCGCATCCTCGAACGCCGCTCCACGATCGTCTTCGCCAACTCGCGGCGCCTCGCCGAGCGCCTCACGGGTCGCCTCAACGAGATCTACGCCGAGCGGGTAGGGATCGACGTGCCCGAGCCGACGGTCCCGGCAGCCATGATGGCGCAGGCGGGGTCGTCGGCCGGTGTCTCCGCGATCCTCGCGAAAGCGCACCACGGTTCTGTCTCGAAGGAGCAACGCGCCCAGGTCGAAGACGAACTGAAGTCCGGAGCCCTCCGCTGTGTCGTGGCCACCAGCAGTCTCGAGCTCGGGATCGACATGGGCGCGGTCGACCTCGTCATCCAGGTCGAGGCTCCGCCGAGCGCGGCATCCGGACTCCAACGCGTCGGTCGCGCCGGTCACCAGGTCGGCGAGGTGAGCCGCGCGGCGCTGTTCCCCAAGCACCGCAGCGATGTGCTGCACACCGCCGTCGTCACCGAGCGCATGCTCGCCGGACGCATCGAGGCCATCGCGGTGCCGCAGAACCCGCTCGACATCCTCGCCCAGCAGACGGTCGCCGCGGCCGCCCTCCGCTCGATCGACGTCGAGGAGTGGTTCGACACGGTCAAGCGCAGTGCGCCGTTCCGCTCGCTCCCTCGCTCCGCCTACGAAGCAACGCTCGATCTGCTGGCCGGCCGCTATCCGTCCGACGAGTTCGCTGAGCTCCGCCCGCGCCTGGTCTGGGATCGCGACGCGGGCACGCTCACCGGGCGGCCGGGCGCGCAGCGCATCGCGGTGACCAGCGGCGGGACCATCCCCGACCGCGGGCTCTTCGGCGTGTTCGTCGCGGGCGAGTCGCAGAACGCCCGCGTGGGCGAACTCGACGAGGAGATGGTCTACGAATCCCGGGTCAACGACGTCTTCACGCTCGGCACCACGAGCTGGCGCATCGTCGAGATCACGCATGATCGCGTCAACGTCCTGCCCGCCTTCGGCCAGCCCGGCAAACTGCCGTTCTGGCACGGAGACGGCATCGGCCGTCCCGCCGAACTCGGCGAAGCGCTGGGCAAGTTCTCCCGCGATCTCGCCGGCGCCGATCAGGCCAAGGCCGAGGAGCGACTGCGCGAGTCGGGGCTCGACGACAACGCCATCACCAACCTCCTGTCGTACCTCGCCGAGCAGCGCGAGGCGACCGGGAGCCTCCCCACCGACCGCACGCTGACCGTCGAGCGCAGCCGCGACGAGGTCGGCGACTGGCGGATCATCCTGCACTCCCCCTACGGCATGCAGGTGCACTCCCCCTGGGCCCTCGCGGTCAACGCGCGCATCCGCGAGCGCCTCGGTGTCGAGGGAGCCGCCGTCGCGAGCGATGACGGGATCATCGCGCGGGTTCCGGATGCCGCGGCCGAGCCGCCGGGCGCCGACCTCTTCGTCTTCGAGCCCGACGAGCTCGAGCAGATCGTCACCGACGAGGTGGGGGGCTCCGCCCTGTTCGCCTCGCGCTTCCGCGAGTGCGCCGCGCGGGCGCTCCTGCTGCCGCGCCTCAATCCGAACCGCCGGTCGCCCCTGTGGCAGCAGCGCCAGCGGTCGGCCCAGCTCCTCGAGGTCGCCAAACGGCACCCGGCGTTCCCGATCATCCTCGAGACGCTGCGCGAGGTCCTGCAAGACGTCTACGACCTGCCCGCTCTCCTCCGCGTGACCCGCCAGATCGGTGAGCGCCGCATCCGGCTCGTCGAGATCACGACGTCGCAACCATCGCCGTACGCGCGCGACCTCCTCTTCGGGTACGTCGGGGCGTTCATGTACGAGGGCGACTCGCCGCTCGCCGAGCGGCGCGCGGCGGCCCTGTCGGTCGATCCGGCTCTGCTGAGCGAGCTGCTCGGCAAGGTCGAGATGCGCGAACTGCTCGACCCGGAGGTCATCGCGCAGTTCGAGCGCGAGGCCCAGCGCCTCGACCCCGACCGTCGAGCGCGAGGGGTCGAGGGCGTCGCCGACCTCCTGCGGATCCTGGGGCCGCTCGACGCGAGCGAGGTGGCTGCCCGGCTCGACGCCGAGGGCGACGCTCTCGTCGAAGCGGAGCAGCACCTGGCGACTCTCGTCGATGACCGCCGTGCCATCCGCGTCACCATCGCCGGCGTCGCGCGCGTCGCCGGCATCGAGGACGCCGGGCGGCTGCGCGATGCGCTCGGCGCCGCGCTGCCGGTCGGCATCCCGAATGCCTTCCTCGAACCCCTTGCCGATCCGCTCGGCGACCTCGTCGCGCGCTACGCCCGCACGCACGCGCCCTTCACGACCGACGCGGTCGCCGAGCGTCTCGGGGTGGGCGTCGCCGTCGCACGGTTGA includes these proteins:
- a CDS encoding NUDIX hydrolase family protein, which gives rise to MPVRTPDPEPGDNGEEREPLSGPFTGAPSGPNTNPGWLSEVELAEARRRLPMLYVEALPVRTDGMGMVTQVGILLRATPLGEMTRTLVSGRVRYGETVRDALFRHIENDLGPMAFPLLPPQPAPFTVAEYFPLPGVSAFHDDRQHAVALAFVVPVTGTCEPRQDALEVTWLSPQEAASDALAAEMEGGRGTLVRQGLASVGALR
- a CDS encoding esterase, translating into MSAPLSLDPSVVRWSVPADERGDRPVLLLLHGYGSDEHDLFGLVPSLPSGFAVASLRAPLVPPWPMPGASWYPIEGLDGRDPGAVTLAARSVLAWIQDAVGDAPVGLLGFSQGGAVALQTLRVDPDAVSFAIVLAGYAAGGELPGDAVLAERRPPVFWGRGAADDVIPAHLVDMTAQWLPAHSDLSGRVYPGLTHSISQDELDDVREFLDARLAHHEKSTAP
- a CDS encoding ATP-binding cassette domain-containing protein, which gives rise to MSSLSPSLVFDRVRLVWPDGTVALDGISGSLGRGRTGLVGRNGAGKSTLLRVAAGLIAPTSGLVTASGEVAMLPQRLAADPRRPVPSLLGVAEPLAAVRAIESGDVDARHFDAVGDDWDVEARAHALLAQAGLPPAALDRTVGELSGGEAVLTALVGLRARAADITLLDEPTNDLDHEARARVGDLVQTWPGTLVVVSHDIALLERMDATAELYGHTLSVVGGPYSVWRAQRDAEQEAALRAERDAAQTLRRERRQRIESYDKLATRSRVAHKAQVEKRVPKIIAGGRANAAQVSAGRLSTEMRGKEDAARAALNEAASHVRDDDVVRIDLPDPQNAAGRRILTLGDAEHEWVVTGRERVALVGRNGTGKTTLLEGLVHRADRVGAVHARASVEHVGYLPQRLDGLDDAASVLDTVCAAAPSVPVPLVRDRLARFLVRGDAVARPVGSLSGGERFRVALARLLLADPPPQLLVLDEPTNNLDLDTVDQLVAALQAYRGAVLVVSHDEAFLTRLGLDLRLELADGRLAESSP
- a CDS encoding ATP-dependent helicase, coding for MADVLERFGAATQDWFRGAFSAPTTAQKGAWESVSSGRNALVVAPTGSGKTLSAFLFAIDRIFREEAPETPDAETPRRGKKATPKTPATNTRVLYISPLKALGVDVERNLRSPLVGIGQSARRLGIRVPGVSVGVRSGDTSSSDRRKLVTDPPDILITTPESLYLMLTSQAAETLRGVHTVIIDEVHAVAATKRGAHLAVSLERLDALLDKPAQRIGLSATVRPIDEVARFLGGAQPVDIVAPKATKAFDLSVVVPVEDMLNPPPPPGSPAPDEATDGEWFSERPESTEMAGSVWPHVEEAIVDRILERRSTIVFANSRRLAERLTGRLNEIYAERVGIDVPEPTVPAAMMAQAGSSAGVSAILAKAHHGSVSKEQRAQVEDELKSGALRCVVATSSLELGIDMGAVDLVIQVEAPPSAASGLQRVGRAGHQVGEVSRAALFPKHRSDVLHTAVVTERMLAGRIEAIAVPQNPLDILAQQTVAAAALRSIDVEEWFDTVKRSAPFRSLPRSAYEATLDLLAGRYPSDEFAELRPRLVWDRDAGTLTGRPGAQRIAVTSGGTIPDRGLFGVFVAGESQNARVGELDEEMVYESRVNDVFTLGTTSWRIVEITHDRVNVLPAFGQPGKLPFWHGDGIGRPAELGEALGKFSRDLAGADQAKAEERLRESGLDDNAITNLLSYLAEQREATGSLPTDRTLTVERSRDEVGDWRIILHSPYGMQVHSPWALAVNARIRERLGVEGAAVASDDGIIARVPDAAAEPPGADLFVFEPDELEQIVTDEVGGSALFASRFRECAARALLLPRLNPNRRSPLWQQRQRSAQLLEVAKRHPAFPIILETLREVLQDVYDLPALLRVTRQIGERRIRLVEITTSQPSPYARDLLFGYVGAFMYEGDSPLAERRAAALSVDPALLSELLGKVEMRELLDPEVIAQFEREAQRLDPDRRARGVEGVADLLRILGPLDASEVAARLDAEGDALVEAEQHLATLVDDRRAIRVTIAGVARVAGIEDAGRLRDALGAALPVGIPNAFLEPLADPLGDLVARYARTHAPFTTDAVAERLGVGVAVARLTLQRLESQGRLASGFFLPEASGGARGDDTEWCDVEVLRRLRMRSLAAIRGSVEPVPPSAYARFLPVWQHLGRPLEGIDGVLAVIEQLAGVPIPASAWESLVLPSRVRDYRPALLDELTATGEVVWSGHGTLPGRDGWIALHPAEAAPFTLQDPDDPDDPSPDSLEARILAALEGGGAYFAGQLKQLAGAENEQSVNDALWALTWAGRVTNDTFAPVRTLLSGGGQSHRVARRAPRARMYRGAAMPRATSAPRPPSLGGRWSLLPEREADAAARATATASLLLDRYGVVTRGAVQSEGVPGGFAQVYRILAGFEEAGHCRRGYVIEKLGAAQFAASATVDRLREFAAVPDPPPLRAVTLAATDPANPYGAALGWPAIEGVTHRPGRKAGGLVVLVDGELTLYLERGGRTALAFTDDDARLAAAATDLAETSKRRRLETLTIEQVNGEFVYGTAVGRALRTAGFVESPKGLTLRKLTAGDTLREAARA